Proteins from a single region of Bacteroidota bacterium:
- a CDS encoding phosphatase PAP2 family protein: protein MKKLSYKIIFSVAAATGLLLTQSCETDVPRYNGFESYEYASLDEDGGTWDPILLVSGADTAIAAPADVTSAEYLAELDEVKSYNGSLSADEQEAVDYWGNNTVIRWQEIAQELVAKYNLAPSPNADDTYSAPSSANPSVYPYFPFAHPPYAVRAYAYLAAAQYDAMITTWNYKYTYNRQAPYKVDAGISPEYPDNNLPSYPSEDAAIAEVSSEMLKFLFPLEVDYINELAAECRESRKWAGMNVESDLLAGDDIGGYVFRQYKARAANDSMKFAQVDAATYAGYESAADAMWGSQWPHWENLEVPQRKVGITPAYGKVKTWWIGNPESVRPGPPPAVGSAEYETAKKEMEDFTNECSREQQEMAYFWSDGFGTYTPAGHWDRIAADYIIQYRQNPLRTARTFAYLNTAMMDAGISCWDTKYFYMYPRPPQGNTDILTLFGLPNFPSYTSGHATFSSTAGTVLGYIFPSEASLFSSYAQDAADSRVYSRIHWRFDSDAGLTTGRTIGEIAIEVASADGAD, encoded by the coding sequence ATGAAAAAATTATCTTATAAAATAATATTTAGTGTTGCAGCAGCTACAGGGTTGTTGCTCACACAATCGTGCGAAACAGATGTTCCGCGTTATAATGGTTTCGAATCTTATGAATACGCTTCATTAGATGAAGATGGTGGAACATGGGATCCGATTTTATTAGTTTCAGGTGCTGATACAGCAATTGCTGCACCTGCTGATGTTACTTCCGCTGAATATCTTGCTGAATTAGATGAAGTAAAATCATATAACGGTTCATTATCTGCCGACGAACAGGAAGCTGTTGATTATTGGGGTAATAATACTGTAATCCGCTGGCAGGAAATTGCTCAGGAATTAGTGGCAAAATATAACCTTGCGCCATCGCCAAATGCTGATGACACATACAGTGCACCAAGTTCTGCTAATCCAAGTGTTTATCCATATTTCCCATTCGCACATCCACCTTATGCGGTTCGTGCCTATGCGTATTTGGCAGCAGCACAATACGATGCCATGATTACAACATGGAATTATAAATACACTTATAACCGTCAGGCTCCTTATAAAGTTGACGCAGGTATTTCACCTGAATATCCAGATAATAATTTACCTTCTTATCCGTCTGAAGATGCTGCTATTGCTGAAGTTTCATCAGAAATGCTGAAGTTTTTATTTCCTTTGGAAGTGGATTATATCAACGAATTAGCTGCTGAATGTCGTGAATCACGCAAGTGGGCAGGAATGAATGTTGAAAGTGATTTACTTGCAGGAGATGATATTGGCGGATATGTTTTCCGTCAATATAAAGCACGTGCTGCCAACGATAGTATGAAATTTGCCCAGGTAGATGCTGCAACTTATGCTGGTTACGAATCTGCAGCTGATGCAATGTGGGGAAGTCAATGGCCGCATTGGGAAAATTTAGAAGTACCGCAACGTAAAGTGGGTATTACACCTGCTTATGGAAAAGTAAAAACTTGGTGGATAGGCAACCCTGAATCTGTTCGCCCGGGTCCGCCTCCTGCAGTTGGTTCAGCGGAATATGAAACTGCTAAAAAAGAAATGGAAGATTTTACTAATGAATGCAGTCGTGAACAACAGGAAATGGCGTATTTCTGGTCAGATGGTTTTGGCACTTATACACCTGCCGGACATTGGGACCGCATTGCTGCTGACTATATTATCCAATACCGTCAAAATCCATTGCGTACAGCAAGAACATTTGCCTATTTAAATACGGCAATGATGGATGCGGGTATCAGTTGCTGGGATACAAAATATTTTTACATGTATCCTCGTCCTCCACAAGGTAATACTGATATTTTAACCTTATTCGGGTTGCCAAATTTCCCTTCTTATACATCGGGGCATGCAACATTTTCTTCAACTGCGGGAACAGTTTTAGGATATATTTTCCCTTCAGAAGCTTCATTGTTCAGTTCTTATGCTCAGGATGCGGCTGATTCGAGAGTTTATTCCCGTATTCACTGGCGTTTTGACAGTGATGCAGGTTTAACTACAGGGCGCACAATTGGTGAAATTGCCATTGAAGTAGCCTCCGCTGATGGTGCTGATTGA